A part of Gallus gallus isolate bGalGal1 chromosome 26, bGalGal1.mat.broiler.GRCg7b, whole genome shotgun sequence genomic DNA contains:
- the LOC107049264 gene encoding endogenous retrovirus group K member 8 Gag polyprotein, with protein sequence MEDGDNELVQAVTENLAFPVVYTPTQQGGLQAEIRTLDWKMLSQLRATVGTYGVTSEPARQMMEYLFSAHILLPADIRGIARLIYTPHQLILFNAHWQQEAAISAAVQRGPGDPLAGITIEQLMGLGAWTRIEAQAISGPDVSREIMAVARRAMDKIKAPGGTPIYMGIRQGREEPLGDFVDKVMDAIKKASVPEYMQGALLKQCVLQNGNSNTRSLVNTLPGDWSIPELLEKAATVPSGTQAFLVNALQKIGDGLREQARALQEQSRSAQTQVLAALAPLQATVSTGPHPRGNPCMKCFRCGNVGHIRRECQADGVWCGKCQSNTHNANACCRKSGNARSSANSSRARTQVAAATSNAPGSNNPSLPQAGASAWT encoded by the coding sequence ATGGAGGACGGAGATAATGAGCTTGTGCAGGCAGTGACTGAAAATCTTGCGTTCCCAGTTGTCTACACTCCCACGCAGCAGGGCGGGTTACAAGCAGAAATTCGAACTTTAGATTGGAAAATGCTGTCCCAACTACGGGCTACAGTGGGGACATATGGGGTAACCAGTGAGCCGGCTAGACAGATGATGGAATATTTATTCAGTGCGCACATACTACTCCCGGCCGATATTAGAGGCATAGCTAGGTTAATTTACACCCCCCATCAACTAATATTGTTTAACGCacactggcagcaggaagctgcaatatcggcagcagtgcagaggggtCCGGGAGACCCTCTGGCAGGCATAACAATAGAACAGTTGATGGGTCTCGGGGCATGGACTCGGATAGAGGCACAGGCAATTTCGGGACCTGATGTTTCCCGAGAAATAATGGCTGTAGCCAGACGGGCTATGGACAAGATAAAGGCTCCTGGAGGTACACCTATTTACATGGGGATACGACAGGGGCGGGAAGAGCCGTTGGGTGATTTTGTGGATAAGGTTATGGATGCGATTAAAAAGGCTAGCGTACCAGAGTACATGCAGGGGGCATTGCTTaagcagtgtgtgcttcagAATGGGAACTCGAATACTCGGTCCCTTGTCAATACCCTGCCTGGGGATTGGTCGATCCCAGAGCTACTGGAAAAGGCCGCTACGGTCCCCTCGGGGACCCAGGCTTTCCTAGTGAATGCCCTGCAGAAGATTGGGGATGGGTTACGGGAGCAGGCCAGAGCATTGCAGGAACAATCAAGGTCAGCTCAGACCCAGGTGTTAGCAGCCCTTGCGCCCCTCCAAGCTACCGTCTCCACGGGCCCCCACCCGCGCGGCAACCCCTGCATGAAGTGCTTTCGCTGTGGGAATGTCGGACACATCCGCCGTGAATGCCAAGCAGATGGGGTCTGGTGCGGCAAGTGTCAATCGAACACCCACAATGCCAACGCCTGCTGCCGAAAGTCGGGAAACGCGAGGAGCAGCGCGAACAGCAGCCGCGCCCGGACACAAGTAGCAGCTGCAACATCGAACGCCCCCGGCAGCAACAACCCCAGCCTGCCACAAGCGGGAGCCTCGGCTTGGACGTAG
- the C6orf132 gene encoding uncharacterized protein C6orf132 homolog isoform X2, producing the protein MHSLVVAAPPESSSDRRPSGKSFAALGTSRESWDVIEVYYGDNRFGTMTDSGTATLKPRPRVRPLLTFLPLNAQESHGVAVPTPSVPEDFEEKAALGPGSQMNGNYRMYSSVGDLRPQALEREDEDEDIPPPPSVPPPPPPTARALTPPPLAPPAPPPPEALPPLPPPEAVPPPPAVAPPPPPESTLPSPTTPAPPDFIPPAPPLSKAPVPFSNGISKWKSETVLNTRQVDDEGPLCPAETKVPAAPSAEESPQPPKQCPEPHLTFPRSFKVPPPAPARSSSIPMQESQPSRAEPFTRQPHARPPLPPCFTIRPAAKAHAGEAKERNPPLRQPFTKAAPPPLSPKPGAVLSSRSSVPSSEPKNLQPKTDTRDSPPKSEVITANDLELPPPDYPPCEDSWKDPSSLSQLQHELSALLRSPRRDERQKEGPAAPQLANGSTNHAGSHGPDGARLVGKALSSPTGEESERREGPGSSPSTMGGHPSAAQPAVESSPAVQPHSVKKIRSELEAVFSLKKERKPALGLGGEKQGPEDGGSASRSGLSPPEPGGETVLPKPAPSSLPAPAAAAVVEKTTEQEEHPAPVIPAANKAMESSTPAPSSADSSVSPPGPPQRAVEEPPAPPVPSSPISPAPQPSADIFQYKVHRAGAGEAEPACPPSSASSPPGVQGTGQEEVLIHPVTGERVERGSPMALLLAARQRAQRGRPGSEAGGPPRARPHTKLGSTASETTSSTSFYRHESKPYSFTVVPRPSAAHSKPPSFSSSSEQGRAVGEGQQPGQQRAAASRLLRGLLEQGQPKHPDPPRHTVSGEEENGEAALDYTIIPPPPEFSNEADEPDGIPQSREENHKCPSFPDCSRGSDTPRYFRWPGYGRGYGYGSSQEPSEHSRRNGDLAPPCPDYSSSAGYLSRGPSSRPLIKKRLYVSEPEHSYPRAAARGTVLPSYGSGAYNSSAGDGARRLGSAHWNGPGSTQSRRTSIDSAGKAGPYGGADTKYKGQNGDFLVAGRPAHGSSQYGGPTNTFTVRPGARQPISYTYQSGHR; encoded by the exons AACGCCCAGGAATCCCATGGGGTGGCTGTGCCAACACCGTCAGTGCCGGAAGACTTTGAGGAAAAAGCAGCTCTTG GCCCTGGCTCCCAGATGAACGGGAACTACCGAATGTACAGCTCGGTGGGGGACCTGCGTCCACAGGCTCTGGAGAGggaagatgaggatgaggaCATCCCTCCGCCACCATCAGTGCCCCCACCACCCCCTCCAACAGCACGGGCTCTCACACCACCACCTCTGGCCCCACCAGCCCCTCCGCCACCCGAAGCGCTACCACCGCTGCCACCACCTGAGGCAGTGCCACCACCCCCTGCCGTGGCACCTCCACCACCCCCAGAGTCCACCCTGCCTTCCCCCACCACGCCAGCACCTCCGGACTTCATCCCGCCGGCCCCACCGCTCAGCAAGGCCCCTGTGCCCTTCAGCAATGGCATCTCCAAGTGGAAGTCTGAGACAGTGCTGAATACGAGGCAGGTGGATGATGAGGGGCCGCTCTGTCCTGCTGAGACCAAGGTGCCGGCTGCCCCCAGTGCAGAGGAGAGCCCGCAGCCCCCTAAGCAGTGCCCCGAGCCCCACCTCACATTCCCCAGGTCCTTCAAGGTGCCCCCACCGGCCCCAGCCcggtcctcctccatccccatGCAGGAGAGCCAGCCCTCCCGTGCCGAGCCCTTCACCCGGCAGCCCCATGCACGGCCTCCCCTCCCGCCCTGCTTCACCATCAGACCCGCAGccaaagctcatgcaggagaAGCCAAGGAAAGAAATCCACCGCTGAGACAGCCCTTCACCAAGGCAGCCCCTCCGCCGCTGAGCCCCAAGCCgggggctgtgctcagcagccgGTCCTCAGTGCCCAGCTCAGAGCCAAAGAACCTCCAGCCAAAAACAGACACCAGAGACTCTCCTCCAAAATCTGAAGTTATCACTGCAAATGACCTGGAGCTGCCCCCTCCGGACTACCCGCCTTGTGAGGACAGTTGGAAGGATCCCAGCAGCCTGAGCCAGCTGCAGCATGAGCTGTCGGCCCTGCTGCGCTCCCCCAGGAGGGATGAGAGGCAGAAGGAGGggcctgcagccccccagctcGCAAATGGCAGCACCAACCATGCTGGTAGCCATGGGCCTGATGGAGCCAGGCTTGTTGGAAAAGCTTTGTCATCACCTACAGGAGAGGAGAGTGAGAGAAGAGAGGGGCCtgggagcagccccagtacCATGGGGGGACACCCCAGTGCAGCACAACCAgctgtggagagcagccctgctgtacAGCCCCACAGCGTGAAGAAGATCAGGAGTGAGCTGGAGGCCGTGTTCTCCctgaagaaggagaggaagccAGCACTGGGGCTTGGTGGTGAGAAGCAGGGCCCTGAGGATGGTGGCAGTGCCTCACGTTCGGGGTTGAGCCCCCCTGAGCCGGGGGGCGAGACTGTGCTGCCAAAACCAGCCCCGAGctcactgccagccccagcGGCTGCTGCGGTTGTGGAGAAGAcaacagagcaggaggagcatccTGCTCCCGTCATCCCTGctgctaacaaggccatggaGAGCTCAACCCCTGCCCCAAGCTCCGCTGACAGCAGTGTGAGCCCCCCCGGCCCACCTCAGAGAGCAGTGGAGGAGCCGCCAGCTCCCCCTGTCCCATcatcccccatttccccagcaCCACAACCCAGTGCTGACATCTTCCAGTACAAAGTGCACCGGGCCGGGGCTGGTGAAGCTGAGCCTGCCTGCCCCCCGAGCTCGGCCAGCAGCCCCCCAGGAGTCcagggcacagggcaggaggaggtgcTGATCCACCCGGTGACAGGAGAGCGGGTAGAGCGGGGCTCTCCCATggcgctgctgctggcagcccggCAGCGGGCACAGCGGGGCCGCCCGGGCAGCGAGGCAGGGGGTCCGCCAAGAGCCAGGCCACACACCAAACTTGGCAGCACTGCATCGGAAACCACCTCCAGCACCAGCTTCTACCGCCACGAATCCAAGCCTTACTCCTTCACCGTGGTGCCCCGGCCCTCGGCAGCACACAGCAAGCCGCCATCCTTCTCCAGTTCCTCGGAGCAGGGCCGGGCAGTGGGCGAGGGGCAGCAACCCGGGCAGCAGCGGGCTGCGGCCTCCAGGCTGCTGCGGGGCCTGTTGGAGCAGGGGCAGCCGAAGCACCCCGACCCTCCCCGCCACACCGtgtctggagaggaggagaatgGGGAGGCGGCGCTGGACTACACCATCATCCCCCCGCCCCCCGAGTTCAGCAATGAGGCGGATGAACCTGATGGCATCCCGCAGAGCCGTGAAGAGAACCACAAGTGCCCCAGCTTCCCTGACTGCAGCCGGGGCTCCGACACACCACGGTACTTCAGGTGGCCTGGTTACGGCCGAGGTTATGGCTATGGGAGCAGCCAGGAAccctcagagcacagcaggaggaatGGCGACCTGGCACCCCCGTGCCCAGATTACAGCAGCTCCGCCGGTTACCTCAGCCGAGGGCCAAGCAGCCGCCCGCTGATCAAAAAGCGGCTCTACGTCTCCGAGCCTGAACACTCCTACCCCAGAGCAGCTGCCCGGGGCACAGTGCTCCCATCCTATGGCTCTGGGGCGTACAACTCCTCAGCTGGGGATGGGGCCCGCCGCCTCGGCTCTGCCCACTGGAACGGCCCCGGTAGCACGCAGAGCAGGCGCACCTCCATCGATTCAGCTGGGAAAGCTGGGCCGTACGGCGGGGCTGACACCAAGTACAAGGGGCAGAATGGGGACTTCTTAGTAGCTGGCAG ACCTGCCCACGGCAGCTCGCAGTATGGTGGACCCACCAACACCTTCACAGTCAGACCCGGGGCACGGCAGCCCATCTCCTACACCTACCAGAGTGGGCACCGATAG
- the C6orf132 gene encoding uncharacterized protein C6orf132 homolog isoform X1 → MKKHHSVQGTFSRLFGKKHGTAAASLFATNPPWIFSQEVTSDSAGGTGDVIEVYYGDNRFGTMTDSGTATLKPRPRVRPLLTFLPLNAQESHGVAVPTPSVPEDFEEKAALGPGSQMNGNYRMYSSVGDLRPQALEREDEDEDIPPPPSVPPPPPPTARALTPPPLAPPAPPPPEALPPLPPPEAVPPPPAVAPPPPPESTLPSPTTPAPPDFIPPAPPLSKAPVPFSNGISKWKSETVLNTRQVDDEGPLCPAETKVPAAPSAEESPQPPKQCPEPHLTFPRSFKVPPPAPARSSSIPMQESQPSRAEPFTRQPHARPPLPPCFTIRPAAKAHAGEAKERNPPLRQPFTKAAPPPLSPKPGAVLSSRSSVPSSEPKNLQPKTDTRDSPPKSEVITANDLELPPPDYPPCEDSWKDPSSLSQLQHELSALLRSPRRDERQKEGPAAPQLANGSTNHAGSHGPDGARLVGKALSSPTGEESERREGPGSSPSTMGGHPSAAQPAVESSPAVQPHSVKKIRSELEAVFSLKKERKPALGLGGEKQGPEDGGSASRSGLSPPEPGGETVLPKPAPSSLPAPAAAAVVEKTTEQEEHPAPVIPAANKAMESSTPAPSSADSSVSPPGPPQRAVEEPPAPPVPSSPISPAPQPSADIFQYKVHRAGAGEAEPACPPSSASSPPGVQGTGQEEVLIHPVTGERVERGSPMALLLAARQRAQRGRPGSEAGGPPRARPHTKLGSTASETTSSTSFYRHESKPYSFTVVPRPSAAHSKPPSFSSSSEQGRAVGEGQQPGQQRAAASRLLRGLLEQGQPKHPDPPRHTVSGEEENGEAALDYTIIPPPPEFSNEADEPDGIPQSREENHKCPSFPDCSRGSDTPRYFRWPGYGRGYGYGSSQEPSEHSRRNGDLAPPCPDYSSSAGYLSRGPSSRPLIKKRLYVSEPEHSYPRAAARGTVLPSYGSGAYNSSAGDGARRLGSAHWNGPGSTQSRRTSIDSAGKAGPYGGADTKYKGQNGDFLVAGRPAHGSSQYGGPTNTFTVRPGARQPISYTYQSGHR, encoded by the exons AACGCCCAGGAATCCCATGGGGTGGCTGTGCCAACACCGTCAGTGCCGGAAGACTTTGAGGAAAAAGCAGCTCTTG GCCCTGGCTCCCAGATGAACGGGAACTACCGAATGTACAGCTCGGTGGGGGACCTGCGTCCACAGGCTCTGGAGAGggaagatgaggatgaggaCATCCCTCCGCCACCATCAGTGCCCCCACCACCCCCTCCAACAGCACGGGCTCTCACACCACCACCTCTGGCCCCACCAGCCCCTCCGCCACCCGAAGCGCTACCACCGCTGCCACCACCTGAGGCAGTGCCACCACCCCCTGCCGTGGCACCTCCACCACCCCCAGAGTCCACCCTGCCTTCCCCCACCACGCCAGCACCTCCGGACTTCATCCCGCCGGCCCCACCGCTCAGCAAGGCCCCTGTGCCCTTCAGCAATGGCATCTCCAAGTGGAAGTCTGAGACAGTGCTGAATACGAGGCAGGTGGATGATGAGGGGCCGCTCTGTCCTGCTGAGACCAAGGTGCCGGCTGCCCCCAGTGCAGAGGAGAGCCCGCAGCCCCCTAAGCAGTGCCCCGAGCCCCACCTCACATTCCCCAGGTCCTTCAAGGTGCCCCCACCGGCCCCAGCCcggtcctcctccatccccatGCAGGAGAGCCAGCCCTCCCGTGCCGAGCCCTTCACCCGGCAGCCCCATGCACGGCCTCCCCTCCCGCCCTGCTTCACCATCAGACCCGCAGccaaagctcatgcaggagaAGCCAAGGAAAGAAATCCACCGCTGAGACAGCCCTTCACCAAGGCAGCCCCTCCGCCGCTGAGCCCCAAGCCgggggctgtgctcagcagccgGTCCTCAGTGCCCAGCTCAGAGCCAAAGAACCTCCAGCCAAAAACAGACACCAGAGACTCTCCTCCAAAATCTGAAGTTATCACTGCAAATGACCTGGAGCTGCCCCCTCCGGACTACCCGCCTTGTGAGGACAGTTGGAAGGATCCCAGCAGCCTGAGCCAGCTGCAGCATGAGCTGTCGGCCCTGCTGCGCTCCCCCAGGAGGGATGAGAGGCAGAAGGAGGggcctgcagccccccagctcGCAAATGGCAGCACCAACCATGCTGGTAGCCATGGGCCTGATGGAGCCAGGCTTGTTGGAAAAGCTTTGTCATCACCTACAGGAGAGGAGAGTGAGAGAAGAGAGGGGCCtgggagcagccccagtacCATGGGGGGACACCCCAGTGCAGCACAACCAgctgtggagagcagccctgctgtacAGCCCCACAGCGTGAAGAAGATCAGGAGTGAGCTGGAGGCCGTGTTCTCCctgaagaaggagaggaagccAGCACTGGGGCTTGGTGGTGAGAAGCAGGGCCCTGAGGATGGTGGCAGTGCCTCACGTTCGGGGTTGAGCCCCCCTGAGCCGGGGGGCGAGACTGTGCTGCCAAAACCAGCCCCGAGctcactgccagccccagcGGCTGCTGCGGTTGTGGAGAAGAcaacagagcaggaggagcatccTGCTCCCGTCATCCCTGctgctaacaaggccatggaGAGCTCAACCCCTGCCCCAAGCTCCGCTGACAGCAGTGTGAGCCCCCCCGGCCCACCTCAGAGAGCAGTGGAGGAGCCGCCAGCTCCCCCTGTCCCATcatcccccatttccccagcaCCACAACCCAGTGCTGACATCTTCCAGTACAAAGTGCACCGGGCCGGGGCTGGTGAAGCTGAGCCTGCCTGCCCCCCGAGCTCGGCCAGCAGCCCCCCAGGAGTCcagggcacagggcaggaggaggtgcTGATCCACCCGGTGACAGGAGAGCGGGTAGAGCGGGGCTCTCCCATggcgctgctgctggcagcccggCAGCGGGCACAGCGGGGCCGCCCGGGCAGCGAGGCAGGGGGTCCGCCAAGAGCCAGGCCACACACCAAACTTGGCAGCACTGCATCGGAAACCACCTCCAGCACCAGCTTCTACCGCCACGAATCCAAGCCTTACTCCTTCACCGTGGTGCCCCGGCCCTCGGCAGCACACAGCAAGCCGCCATCCTTCTCCAGTTCCTCGGAGCAGGGCCGGGCAGTGGGCGAGGGGCAGCAACCCGGGCAGCAGCGGGCTGCGGCCTCCAGGCTGCTGCGGGGCCTGTTGGAGCAGGGGCAGCCGAAGCACCCCGACCCTCCCCGCCACACCGtgtctggagaggaggagaatgGGGAGGCGGCGCTGGACTACACCATCATCCCCCCGCCCCCCGAGTTCAGCAATGAGGCGGATGAACCTGATGGCATCCCGCAGAGCCGTGAAGAGAACCACAAGTGCCCCAGCTTCCCTGACTGCAGCCGGGGCTCCGACACACCACGGTACTTCAGGTGGCCTGGTTACGGCCGAGGTTATGGCTATGGGAGCAGCCAGGAAccctcagagcacagcaggaggaatGGCGACCTGGCACCCCCGTGCCCAGATTACAGCAGCTCCGCCGGTTACCTCAGCCGAGGGCCAAGCAGCCGCCCGCTGATCAAAAAGCGGCTCTACGTCTCCGAGCCTGAACACTCCTACCCCAGAGCAGCTGCCCGGGGCACAGTGCTCCCATCCTATGGCTCTGGGGCGTACAACTCCTCAGCTGGGGATGGGGCCCGCCGCCTCGGCTCTGCCCACTGGAACGGCCCCGGTAGCACGCAGAGCAGGCGCACCTCCATCGATTCAGCTGGGAAAGCTGGGCCGTACGGCGGGGCTGACACCAAGTACAAGGGGCAGAATGGGGACTTCTTAGTAGCTGGCAG ACCTGCCCACGGCAGCTCGCAGTATGGTGGACCCACCAACACCTTCACAGTCAGACCCGGGGCACGGCAGCCCATCTCCTACACCTACCAGAGTGGGCACCGATAG